DNA from Candidatus Saccharimonadales bacterium:
GTTGGTCGATCGTTTGCCCGATCACTATGCGTCTGGTTTGCTTTTTGGACCGATGAGCGCATCCGAAATTGCTCAGGGCAAAATAGGAGAAGGAATCGTCAGCCTAACGGATATGTCTTATTACTCAGCCTTACGAGAAATGTTTGCTTTGGCAAATATTTATGTGGAGGCCAGCGCTGATCTTAGGGGTGTGGCTGTGGGTGGAGCTCTTAAGAATATCTACGCTATGGCGGTCGGCATGTCGGATGGCCTACGGCTGGGCTCTAATGCTAAGAGTCGTCTGATTGTCCTCATAATCGCAGAAATGCGACGTCTGATAGCGGAGTTGGGTGGAAATCCTGCAACTGCTGAGGGTTCGGCTGGGCTAGGAGATTTGGTGTGTGCGACAGTTACTAGCGAATCTTTTAACTACAGAGTCGGTAAGAGTCTGGCCGAGGGGATCGTGGATCCGCACGTTAAAAGTGAGGGAGTTGTTGCTCTGCATGAGCTTAGTCGTAAAATAAAGCTAGCGGATTACCCAATCGTAAACACTTTAAATCAAATAGCTTTTCACTATGCAAAGCCGCAAAAATTTATGGAAATCCTGCACTAATTTTGGTCGATCTGCACAACTTCAATGATTCCTGAAATATCATAGACTTCACTGGTCTCTGGCTTTAGGATACCCTGTACTCTTACCTGATCACTAGTTGTATAAGTGGTCGCGTCATAGTTGCGCAGGCCATAGTAACGACCGTCATCTGCTAATAAACCGAAGGCACATTCAAGTGTAGTTGGCCCGCCTGAGTTTTTGTGCGGCAGACAGACAATTTCACCATTTATAGAGATTGAGGATTGCGGTTCAGGCTTATTAAAGCCTGTAACATTAATAAGCGCGATTATCGCAATGAGCGTTGCGCTTAATAATATAAGTACACCTATAACATGTTTCCGCATTCCCCTCATGCTTTTAGCTTAGCACACTTTAGTTAGGCTGAAAACATTCCTGTCAGCGTCGAACTATCTAAAATATGATTCTCGATAGCCTTCTTTAGTTCTGGCTCGCCGGCATCGCTTGTAAGGGAAATGTTAGAATCAAGCGCGAACAAATTAAAGACATAGCGATGGGTGCCGTTGCGCGGGCAGGGTCCACCATAACCCACATTTCCAAAGTCATTTCTTCCTTGAGTTGCATTCTTAGGAGTACTGCCTTCTAAGATCGTAGAATCAGTTGGGATGTTCCAGATGACCCAGTGTATAAAATTGCCACTTGGTGAGTCGGGATCGTTAACAATCAGCGCCAAGCTTTTAGCCTGTGGTGGAACGTTTAAAAAGGTAAGTGGCGGGTTAATATTTTGGCCTTTGCAGGTGTAAATCGATGGAATTTGTTGAGTGTTGTTAAATTTTGAACTATTTATTTGCATATTTAGCCTCCATTTAGTATTGTATCTGACTACTAGGTAAATATAAGAGTTAATAGGAGACCTCTAGGTTAAGGTTGCGTATGAAATTTACAGACATCCCTACATATCGTGCTGCTGTTGCACAATCTCGCGCACAACGTGCACTTAAAATTAAAGTTTCGGAACTTTTAAAGACCCACGGCATTACAATGATGCAATGGTCGATTATTGGTTTGGTTTTTGAAGCAGGTGATACGGGTATGCGTATTTCTGACTTGGCAAAAGAATTAAATACTTCTATGGCTTTCATTACTACTATCGTAAATATTCTTGAAGCTAAGTCGGTAGTTCAAAAAACTAGCCACGAGCGCGACAGCCGTGCTAAAGTTGTGCGCTTGAGCGACAGCTTTAAACCAAAGGTTAAAGAGATCGAGAGTCAAATGCACTCTCAACTTGACGCTTGGCTAAATACCCGAGCCGACAAAACTGAAATCGGCACATATTTCGCGGTTCTTACACGCCTAGCCGAAAACAAAGCCTAACTACTTTGCAAAAAGCGCTCATTTTACGGGCGTTTTTTTGTACTTTTAATTTGACACAAGGTCACGTAACCGTCGGCAATTATCTTCTCGCGGAAACCTTGATAGCGAGTATGCAGTGGCTTGCTAGCTTTGATTCCAATAGAATCTTCAAGTACCTTCGCATCCTTTAGAGTACCTACCAAGAAATCACGTTCTACATCAGTGTTGCCTTCTTGCTTATGAACAATTTGTAAATTGTAACGATTTATATTCACGCCTGTTTCAAGGCTCGCCGCGCCAATCCAAATTTGCTGTTTATTACCATTAAAACGGCTTATTAAACTATGCCAAAAACCATGGTGCTCGTGCTCGTCCTCTAGGATCGTGGTACCCAACCTCCAAAACCTAACATGGTGCCGCTTGCTTGGATTGCCGTCGATTTCTATTTGAAAGCATAAATTTTGCTTACGACCGAACGCGTAAGTATTAGAGAACGGTGCAGTGGGGTAGGATTTTTTAAAAACAACTGCTCTGATCATTTTAAGCGAGCTTTGTAAATTAAGAGGATCGGCCTGTGCCCAGCCAGCTTTAGTCATAGCCGAAACAAAGGCATTTTCGTTTTGTGCGAGCACAACAAGGTTCACGGGATCAAGTGCCCAGCCATCAGAAGAATGAGTCCTGGTAGGGACGTGAGTTGGTTTATAAAGAATTTGTGAAAACCGGTGAAGCGCTGGTAAACCAAAATATGCGACCAAGCAATATGTAATTAAAATCGCGATTGCTAGCGGCATCCAGTTGTCTAGGAGTGGAAAAACTGTAAAAACCGTGAGCCAAGCTAAAAAAATACCGAGTACAAGAACTAAAAGCCGCTTAAGTAGCAAGATCATTAGGTACATATTATAACGTTTTTGGTGTATGATTATAAAGATTATGGATATTTTTATTACTTTTATCGCAGATTGGTTAGTTTTCCCTGTTGTTCTAATTGGGGGCATTGCATTACTAATGATTAAACCCACGGATCGTCGATATCAGATGATTGGCAAGGGCGTGATGGCAGGGCTTTTGGCGTTGTTGTTTGCTAAGATCGGTAGCTTGTTTTATCAGGGTGAGAGGCCTTTTTTGTCGGCGGGTGAGGTGCCGAAAGCTGCGTACTTGAACAATCCAGGTTTCCCGTCTGATCACACGCTTTTTGTTTTTGCTATAACCTTTATTGTCTGGGCGACCACCAAGAATAAACCATTATCCATCGCATTGCTTATCATGAGTAGCTTAGTTGCGTTAGGCCGAATTTTAGCTTTGGTTCACACTCCTATTGATGTTGCCGGCGGAATAACTTTTGCATTTTTGGCAGTTTGGGCTGTTTTTGGCAATAGCTTTTTCAGCACCAAAAAATGATATAATTTACTCGTAAGTACAAGGAGGGCATAATGGCGAGCGACGACTTACCTGTGTTTTATAAGGCCGAAAAATCTGAAATTATTAAAATCGTAAGTCTGGCTGCTGCGGTCGGCCTGCTGATACCTTTACTTAGTGAAGTTATAAGTGTTTGGGTGATTGCGCCAATATTTTGCCAGAATCCTAACGATATTTCAATCTGTACTAACGGCGGAATGATTAGTTACTATATTTCTGCCGTGATCATTAACATTGCTGCAGTAAGCCTGCTAATCAACATTGATGTCAACAAGCCCCTTGTAATCGTTTTTGGGTCCTTGCTTGCCTTGTGGGGATTAAAAGGCTTCCTTACGCCCCTAATGAGTGGTAGCTTCGTGGAGTATTTGATCATTTCGGTTGTACTTTACGTTCTTTGCTACGTAGCGTTTTATTGGTTCATGAGAATTCGTAGCTTTGGCTTGGCTATGTTTTTTGCCGCAGTAACTGTAATGGCTGTAAGGTGGATCTTGTTAGTATGACGATAGTTTTAGTAATTTTGCTTATTGGAGTTTTGTTCGCTTTAGCATTCATTATCTACCTGTTAACTCAGCGCAAAAACGACACTGGCGCCACATTAATTAAGCAGGATCTGTTGGCATTAAACCAGGGGATTTCTAATTTAAAGGACGGACTACAAAGCCATCTAACTGATAGACTCGATAAAAACCAGGCTATGTTGAGTAAGCAGTTTAGTGAAAGCACAAAAATAATCGCCGATGTTACAGAGCGCTTAACAAAGTTAGATGAGACTAATAAACGTGTGATTGATGTTGCCGACGAACTTAAACTTTTGCAAAATGTTTTACAAAACCCTAAGCAGCGAGGAGTTTTGGGTGAGTATTATTTACAAACGGTTCTAAGCAATGTTTTACCGCCCGATAGATTTAACTTGCAGCACAAGTTTGCAGACGGTGAAATTGTTGATGCCGTGATATATTTGGATAAAAATAAAATTCTACCCATAGATTCTAAATTTAGTCTAGAGAACTATAACCGATTACTGGACGAAGCAGATAAACAAAGTCGCGAAAAATACGCGAAACTGGTTCGAGCTGATCTTAAAAATAGAATTGATGAAACCAGTAAGTATATTCGTGAATCCGAAGGTACTATGGATTTTGCTTTTATGTTTGTACCGAGCGAAGCAGTCTATTATGATCTCCTTATCAACAAGGTCGGCTCGGTTAATGCGAATACGCGTGATCTAATTGAATATGCTTTTCGCGACAAACGCGTAATTATAGTATCTCCGACATCGTTTATGGCATATTTGCAAACAGTTTTGCAGGGTTTGCGTAGTTTGCAGATCGAAGAGCAGGCCAAAGAAATACAGGTGCGTGTTGGGCAATTGCGTCAACACTTGGAATCCTACGACACGTATATGGGCAAGCTCGGTAATAGCTTAAAGACAACAGTCAATCACTTTAATACCGCTCACAACGAGCTTAAAAAAGTAGATAAGGACATAGTTAAAATTACAAACAAGGCTCAAATAATAGAGCCGGTCACGGTTGACCGGCCCCAGTTAGATGAGTAGCTGAAATTAATTTTTAGCTTTTGTAGATGTTACTTCCCAAAGTAAGGCTTTGTAGCCCCAGATTCCGATCGCAATTCCAATGAGCGGAGCGACTGCGTAAACAAGCGTTGACCAGTTGTTGGTGAATGCGTTAACCCCGATCGCAACGGCCGGATTTAGTATAGCTGCCGAACCAATTGAGGCAATCAACAATCCTATTAAGAAAGATCCTCCTGCAGTAAAGGCGGCGTCAAAGCCTTGTTTTTTACCCAAGAAAACGCTACCGATTCCAAACCCAAACACTAGTGCACCCATGAATTGCGACAGAACTGGCAGCCAAGACTGGTCTGTTAGTCCGGTGATTTCGAAGGGTGTCACACCTGCTGCAAGCGGATTTGCTGCCAAAAATTGCATGACGATAATTAGCGCTAAAATTGCACCAATCACCTGAGCAATTATGTAACCCATGGCTTTAACGGGTGTTATTTGCTTAACGCTTAGTAATCCTAAAGTTACAGCCGGATTCATGTGAGATCCTGAAAGTTGGCTGATTACCAACCACATAATCAGGTAAGCTAGAACTGCAATTAAAGTGTTAACGGTTCCATCGGTAGAAGTGACCAAAATTGTGCAGGTTAGAACAAATGTTCCAATTAACTCGGCGAACATCGCCCCCAGCCGAATGTCTTCGCTATTTAATATTTTTTTAAAGTCGGTTTTAGCAACTTTTACGGCCATTATTCCCCCTGGTTATTTTTAACAAAAGTATAGCACAAACGTGAGCAGCGTGTTGACGCAAAATGATTTTACTAGTATTTGTATAAACATGATTAACAACATGGTAGTTTCGTTGGGCAACTTTTGGGAAGCAGAAGACTTCTTTATAAAAGTACCCGGAGTAACTCACACAGAAGTCGGATATTGCGGTGGAACAACGTCCAAGCCCATTTATCATAATAAGGGCGACTATAACGATGCGGTTAAGCTCGAGTTTGACCCGCGTGTAATTAGCCAAGAAGAGTTACTTAGTTTAGTCTGTGAGTTTGCAATTAGTTACGGTTTAGAAAACCCAACGGTTTATTTTATTGATGACAAAGAGTTTGAGCTTTTTAAAAACTGGCAGCGCGAAATGGGTCACGCCTACCCGGAGTCACTAGAGCTAACCTTTGAGCCGCTAAATAGTTATCATGTTGCCGAAAATTACCATCAAAAACATTTAGCAAAATTACGTGGTGAGTCTCTGGAGCCCGTGATTTAATCTGCTAAACTAGATTTATGGCACTATTTTTAAAAGAAACAGATCAAAGATCACAACTTCAAAACAAAATCGCTGCTGACATGCAAACAAGGACTAAGGTTCAGGGCGGAGGCGATGACCCTCAAGACATCAGCAAAAACAAAATGCTAGAAGATACACAAGAATCTAGTAGCAAATCACTATTTTGGGTCGGGGTCGTTACGATAATTGTTATCGCAGCTGTTATTTTTGTAATTTTTATTTACGAAGGGTAACTATGAAAATCGCAGTTATAAGTGGGAGCTCACGGCCAAAAAGTCAGAGTTTAAAAATTGCCAATTGGGTGGTTGAAAAACTTAGAGATCTAGACACGGAGCCTATCTTGATTGACCTGCATGAGCATGTTCTGCCCACCGAAATCAACTTGCTCGATTTAAAGAACGAGCCAACCGGACTAAAAGCCTGGAGCCCTGTGCAAGAAATTTTACAAGATAGCCTTGGGTTTGTTGTAGTTTCGCCAGAATGGAATGGTATGGCTCCTCCGGCGCTTATGAACATGTTCGAATATGCCTCAGTGAGTTCTAAGCCACTTGCGCACAAGCCGGGGCAAATTATAACCGTATCGAACACGGACGGCGGAAGTTATCCTGCGGCGCAGCTGCGTGTGCATGGAGGTAAGAACAACCACTCTTTTTACAACCCAGAAATTGTAATTATTCGTAACTGCGAAAAAGTTTTTAACAGCGAATCACCGGAAGTTGGCAACAGTGCTGACGAATATTTACAGGCACGGGTCGAACACAGCTTACGAATTTTTTTAGAATACGTGAAAGCTATGCAGAGTTTACGCGAAAACTCTAAAGTTGATCTGTTGAAATATCCGAATGGGATGTGACCTCAACAGTAATTGCGAATCTGCGAATTGCTCCATCTACTAAAACCGTGTGAATGCCAGGTTGAACTGCCTGCACGCGAGCTGGGAATCGATCGCGCATTTCTCCCAGGTTTGCATTTTTCACGCTCTCTTCATCTAGTCTTATTGCTAGAGTTTCCTCAAGTTCGGCCTCGGTTCTTCCGTATTTGCAACGAGCGGCTAAGCCGATTAAAGGCTCGATCATCTCTTTTGGCTCACGGGCATCATCTGTTATCTCGAACATCTTCACTGTTATAGGCGTGCCAATTTCGGGCATTATGTAATTTGGCGGTTTGAAGTATGAGTGTTCTGCTTCAAGTTGTAATTCGGGCGCTCTGGCTGTTAATTGTAAAATCTCTGACATGACTTTTTTATATCATAATTCAGTGAGTTTGCGGTATACTTATTACCAGATATGACGGATAAAATTACAGAAGTTGGTAAAAAGCTCAAAAAGCAGTTTGCGGAGCTAAAAGACAAGCGCGCGATTTTACGTGCATCTGAGCTTAAAGAGCTCTATACTCAAATTAAGAGTGTGGCTCCAGAACATCGCCGCGAATTTGGCCAAAAAGTTAATGAGCTTAAATTGGAGCTAGAAGCCATGGTGGATGGTTACGAAAGCGCGGCCGCAAGCGCTGACGTTGAGCCGCTGGATGTAACTGCTCCAAGCGACATTAATGCACCCGTCCCGAGTTTGTTGGGTGCAGAAAACGGAAGTCGTCACCCGTTAAGCGTTGAGCGCGAAGTTATTGCTGACATTTTTGCCCGAATGGGTTACGAAGTTTTGGATTCTCGTCAGCTTGATGATGATTATCATATGTTTGGTGCTCTAAACTTTCCAGAGGGCCATCCAGCGCGTGATGATTACGACACATTTGTAACCGAAGAAGGCCTAATTGCGCCGGCTCACACCAGCGCAATGCAGAACCGAATTTACAAAGGCAAGCAAATTCCAATTCGCAGTGTGCTTATTGGCCGAGTTTTTCGCAACGAAGATCTTGACGCAAAACATGAACACACTCTAAATCAGATTGAGGGCGTTTATGTTGATAAAAATATAAACGTCGGCCACTTACTAGCAACATTTAAAACCTTCCTCGAGGCATATTATAAAACTGAGCTTGAATTTCGCACTCAGCCGTCTTACTTTCCGTTTGTTGAACCTGGCTTTGAATTTACGTTAAGCTGCCCGTTTTGCAACAAAAAGGGCTGCGCTACATGTGGCCACGAAGGTTGGATCGAACTTGGCGGCTGCGGCATGATTCACCCTAATGTTTTGCGCGAAGGCGGTATCGACCCAGAGGAATACAGTGGTTTTGCGTGGGGCTTCGGCCTAGATCGAATCGTAATGATGAAGTACGCAATCGAAGACGTAAGGCATTTCCAAAGCGGCAAATTAGCATTTTTAAGGCAATTTAAATAATGAAAACATCTATTCAATTAATGAAGCTTTTGAGTGACGATACTCAGTGGAAGCTGGCGCCAGAGGACTTGGTTGTAAAAATCGGTAGTCAACTTGGCGAAGTTAAAGAAGTAATCGACTTACGTGCAAAATACGATGGCATTAAAGTTGCTCAAATCGTAGAGGTTACTCCGCACCCCGATGCAGATAAACTAAACATCTATCAAATTTTGGCGGGCGGCAGTCAAAAGATCCAAGTCGTCTCAGGTGATACCAGTTTGAGTGTTGGCGACAAAGTGGCTTGGTTAGCCCCTGGCGCGACAGTCCCTAGTACTTATGGAACAGAACAGGCATTTGTTTTGAGCGTGAGACCTTTGCGAGGGCATATGAGTCATGGAATGTTTGGATCGGGCAAAGAACTTGATTTTAACGACGATGCGGCGTCGGTTTTAAAACTAGACACCAAGGCGGAGCCGGGCACGGCATTTGCTGAGGCCTATAATTTAGATGATGTGATTATTGACATAGAGAACAAGATGTTCACTCATCGCCCCGACTGCTTTGGTAACTTGGGTGTTGCGCGCGAAATCGCTGGTATCCAGGGTATAGCTTTTGAAAGTCCAGATTGGTACAGTGCTGATGCCAAAGTTCGCCCAGCCGAGCATGAAACTGTAAAAATCGAAGTCGAAAACAACATCCCAGATTTAGTTAGTCGCTATGCCGCGGTTGCACTTGAGGTAGAGATTGCGCCGAGTCCGCTTTGGCTGCAAAGCTATTTGCGCAGACTTGGTATTCGGCCAATCAACAACGTGGTCGACATTACAAACTACGTAATGATTTGCACTGCCCAACCTTTACATGCGTTTGACTTTAACAAAGTAAGCGGCAGTAAAGATAAGGCTAAGATCGTTATTAGACATCCAAAAAAAGATGAAGAGCTGATCCTGTTAGATGGAAAAAAAGTTCGGCCAAGCGAAAAGTCTATGTTGATTTGTAACGATGTGGAACCGATTGCGTTAGGCGGGATGATGGGTGGCGCAAATTCTGATATTAGTAATAATACCAAGCGAATTATTCTAGAAAGCGCGACTTTTGACATGTATCAAATCCGCCGATCAAGCATGCAAATGGGTATATTTACAGATGCTGTGACGCGTTTTAGTAAGGGTCAATCGCCCGAACAATGCCTGGTTGTTTTGGCAAAAGCTGTTGAAATTCTTATTAAATTTGCCGGCGCAAAGGTGATTAGTAAAGTTGCTGATGAGTATCCTAAGAAACATACAAACAAACCAATTATTGTCTCGAGTGAGTTTATAAACAGTCGGTTGGGCAGTGATTTTACCGCTGATCAAATTGCTACAACCTTGCGCAATGTCGAGCTAATTGTCGAGCAAAGTGGCGATGAACTTGTTGTTACTGCTCCATTCTGGCGCCGCGACATTGAAATAAAAGAAGATATCGTAGAAGAAGTTGGTCGCCTAATCGGTTACGATAAGTTACCGCAAAGTTTGCCACAGCGCGCAACGTCAACTGCCGATGTAGCTGCAATCGATCTACTAAAGTCTAAAATTCGTAACATTTTAGCTGGCGCCGGTGCTAACGAACTGCAAACTTACAGCTTTGTGCCTGCAAAATTAATGCAAGCTGTAGGTCAGCAGAGCGAGCACGCGTTTTCAATCCGCAATGCAATTAGTCCAGATCTGCAAAAGTACCGCCTAAGCATTACCCCTGGATTGTTAGATAAAATTCATCCTAATATTAAGGCCGGATTTAATGAGTTCGGTTTATTCGAAATGAACCGGGTGCATATTAAGGGTGATGATGATTGTGACGGCTTACCACGCGAGTATCAGACTTTAGCTTTTGCGTACGCCGCTAAAAAACCTGGCCAAGGCGCACCGTACTATGTTGCTTTAAAACATCTAGACTATTTATTAAAAAACCTAAACATTAGTTACAAAATTATGCCGGCCGCAACTCAGCCACAGTGGGAAATCGGCCGTCAGGTTTTCGCTCCGTTCGAGCCTAAGCGTAGCGGTTTCATTATTGTAAACGATGAATTTGCCGGGTTTATTGGCGAGTACAAAATTGCCACGCGCAAAAATTTAAAATTGCCAGATTATTGTGCCGGTTTCGAGATTGATGTTGAGCGCCTACTTAAGCACCAAAAAACCAGTGTCTATAAAAAATTACTTCGATTCCCATCCGTTGAACAAGACATCTGTTTTAAGGTTGAATCTAAGACAACTTACGGTGAGCTGCTTGATCTATTTACGCAAGCCCTCACCGTGGATGCGCAGTTACATGTAGATGTAGAGTTTTTGGACATTTACCAACGCGAGCAGGAGAAATCACATAAACAGATTACATTTAGGGTAAATCTTCAGCACCCAGAAAAAACTTTAACAAACGATGAAGTTAGTGATTTAATAAATAACGCAATCGAATCTGTTCGTTCAAAAATTCCGGCAGAGCGAGTTTAGATGTTATTATTAAAAAGCTAGCTTGAGGGGAGAATATGGAATCTAGTACTAAAAAATGGCAACGAGTGGTAATCTGGATAATCGCAGTCGTTTTAACTGTAGGAACCTTGGGTTTTTACTTTATTATAATTTTGCAAAATAATAACCAGGCTAGTCAAACTGCGCAGCTACAAGAGGCGCTAGCGAGTCAAGCAGAACAGGAGCAGCAAGTGGACCCTACAGCATTAATCGTAGACGGTGATGTGTCGGAGCTTAAAATTGAAGACCTAGTGGTAGGTGATGGAACCGAAGTTAAAGCCGGTGATTACGTTAAGGTTAATTACAAAGGTACTCTCGCAAGTAATGGCGTTAAATTCGATAGTAGCTATGATCGCGGTGAACCAATCGAATTTAGCTTGGACGGTGTTATTGAAGGTTGGCAGCAGGGCATGCCGGGTATGAAAGTCGGTGGGAAGCGCCGTTTAATCATTCCATCGGAGCTTGCGTACGGAGCGACTGCTATTCCTGGGATTCCAGCAAACTCTGATTTAGTATTTGAAATCGAACTTTTAGAAGTTAAACCAGCACAGTAAAAACTACAATATGTGGGGTATTGCGCTCAAAGATAAGCGCTATATACTGGTAAATAGTCTTGGAGGGGCTTAAAAATGAAAAAAATAACAGTATACACAACAAACTCTTGCGCGTACTGCGAAATGGTAAAGCGTTTTTTAAACGGCAAAGGTGTTGATTTTAATGTCGTCAACTTGGATGAGGAGCCGAGTGAGGTTCGTCAAAAAGTGATTGAAATGAGCGGCGCAATGACTGTGCCTGTGATTGTAGTAGAAAAAGAACTCGAAACCGGCGAAACCGAAGTTATGGATATAACTGTGGGCTGGAATCCTGGCAAATTAGCTTCGGCGGTGGCTTAGTATGAGTAAGGTTTACGATGTAGTTATGATTGGAGCGGGTCCTTCGGCTTTGGCGGCAGCCGTTTACACGACTCGCGAAGACTTAAAAACGGTTTTAATCGAAAAAGGGCCAGTCGGCGGCCTGGCTGCGGTTACCGACTTAGTGGATAATTATCCAGGCTTTGCAAAAGGAATCTCAGGCTTGGAACTAGCACAAAATTTTCAGGCGCACGCTGAGCG
Protein-coding regions in this window:
- a CDS encoding NAD(P)-binding domain-containing protein, producing the protein MQNHQFSQVGIVGAGELGQALGGALSRANVQVIYYDILPAKTTTTNIEDLVRACEVIILCVPSWSISDVCKTISKAAIPNEKRLVISCSKGALPGFETVDKVLVDRLPDHYASGLLFGPMSASEIAQGKIGEGIVSLTDMSYYSALREMFALANIYVEASADLRGVAVGGALKNIYAMAVGMSDGLRLGSNAKSRLIVLIIAEMRRLIAELGGNPATAEGSAGLGDLVCATVTSESFNYRVGKSLAEGIVDPHVKSEGVVALHELSRKIKLADYPIVNTLNQIAFHYAKPQKFMEILH
- a CDS encoding aquaporin, which gives rise to MAVKVAKTDFKKILNSEDIRLGAMFAELIGTFVLTCTILVTSTDGTVNTLIAVLAYLIMWLVISQLSGSHMNPAVTLGLLSVKQITPVKAMGYIIAQVIGAILALIIVMQFLAANPLAAGVTPFEITGLTDQSWLPVLSQFMGALVFGFGIGSVFLGKKQGFDAAFTAGGSFLIGLLIASIGSAAILNPAVAIGVNAFTNNWSTLVYAVAPLIGIAIGIWGYKALLWEVTSTKAKN
- a CDS encoding NAD(P)H-dependent oxidoreductase, with protein sequence MKIAVISGSSRPKSQSLKIANWVVEKLRDLDTEPILIDLHEHVLPTEINLLDLKNEPTGLKAWSPVQEILQDSLGFVVVSPEWNGMAPPALMNMFEYASVSSKPLAHKPGQIITVSNTDGGSYPAAQLRVHGGKNNHSFYNPEIVIIRNCEKVFNSESPEVGNSADEYLQARVEHSLRIFLEYVKAMQSLRENSKVDLLKYPNGM
- a CDS encoding phenylalanine--tRNA ligase subunit alpha, translated to MTDKITEVGKKLKKQFAELKDKRAILRASELKELYTQIKSVAPEHRREFGQKVNELKLELEAMVDGYESAAASADVEPLDVTAPSDINAPVPSLLGAENGSRHPLSVEREVIADIFARMGYEVLDSRQLDDDYHMFGALNFPEGHPARDDYDTFVTEEGLIAPAHTSAMQNRIYKGKQIPIRSVLIGRVFRNEDLDAKHEHTLNQIEGVYVDKNINVGHLLATFKTFLEAYYKTELEFRTQPSYFPFVEPGFEFTLSCPFCNKKGCATCGHEGWIELGGCGMIHPNVLREGGIDPEEYSGFAWGFGLDRIVMMKYAIEDVRHFQSGKLAFLRQFK
- a CDS encoding DNA recombination protein RmuC, with the protein product MTIVLVILLIGVLFALAFIIYLLTQRKNDTGATLIKQDLLALNQGISNLKDGLQSHLTDRLDKNQAMLSKQFSESTKIIADVTERLTKLDETNKRVIDVADELKLLQNVLQNPKQRGVLGEYYLQTVLSNVLPPDRFNLQHKFADGEIVDAVIYLDKNKILPIDSKFSLENYNRLLDEADKQSREKYAKLVRADLKNRIDETSKYIRESEGTMDFAFMFVPSEAVYYDLLINKVGSVNANTRDLIEYAFRDKRVIIVSPTSFMAYLQTVLQGLRSLQIEEQAKEIQVRVGQLRQHLESYDTYMGKLGNSLKTTVNHFNTAHNELKKVDKDIVKITNKAQIIEPVTVDRPQLDE
- a CDS encoding YbhB/YbcL family Raf kinase inhibitor-like protein; translated protein: MQINSSKFNNTQQIPSIYTCKGQNINPPLTFLNVPPQAKSLALIVNDPDSPSGNFIHWVIWNIPTDSTILEGSTPKNATQGRNDFGNVGYGGPCPRNGTHRYVFNLFALDSNISLTSDAGEPELKKAIENHILDSSTLTGMFSA
- a CDS encoding phosphatase PAP2 family protein; the encoded protein is MIIKIMDIFITFIADWLVFPVVLIGGIALLMIKPTDRRYQMIGKGVMAGLLALLFAKIGSLFYQGERPFLSAGEVPKAAYLNNPGFPSDHTLFVFAITFIVWATTKNKPLSIALLIMSSLVALGRILALVHTPIDVAGGITFAFLAVWAVFGNSFFSTKK
- a CDS encoding LssY C-terminal domain-containing protein, whose product is MILLLKRLLVLVLGIFLAWLTVFTVFPLLDNWMPLAIAILITYCLVAYFGLPALHRFSQILYKPTHVPTRTHSSDGWALDPVNLVVLAQNENAFVSAMTKAGWAQADPLNLQSSLKMIRAVVFKKSYPTAPFSNTYAFGRKQNLCFQIEIDGNPSKRHHVRFWRLGTTILEDEHEHHGFWHSLISRFNGNKQQIWIGAASLETGVNINRYNLQIVHKQEGNTDVERDFLVGTLKDAKVLEDSIGIKASKPLHTRYQGFREKIIADGYVTLCQIKSTKKRP
- a CDS encoding MarR family transcriptional regulator, encoding MKFTDIPTYRAAVAQSRAQRALKIKVSELLKTHGITMMQWSIIGLVFEAGDTGMRISDLAKELNTSMAFITTIVNILEAKSVVQKTSHERDSRAKVVRLSDSFKPKVKEIESQMHSQLDAWLNTRADKTEIGTYFAVLTRLAENKA
- the pheT gene encoding phenylalanine--tRNA ligase subunit beta, with translation MKTSIQLMKLLSDDTQWKLAPEDLVVKIGSQLGEVKEVIDLRAKYDGIKVAQIVEVTPHPDADKLNIYQILAGGSQKIQVVSGDTSLSVGDKVAWLAPGATVPSTYGTEQAFVLSVRPLRGHMSHGMFGSGKELDFNDDAASVLKLDTKAEPGTAFAEAYNLDDVIIDIENKMFTHRPDCFGNLGVAREIAGIQGIAFESPDWYSADAKVRPAEHETVKIEVENNIPDLVSRYAAVALEVEIAPSPLWLQSYLRRLGIRPINNVVDITNYVMICTAQPLHAFDFNKVSGSKDKAKIVIRHPKKDEELILLDGKKVRPSEKSMLICNDVEPIALGGMMGGANSDISNNTKRIILESATFDMYQIRRSSMQMGIFTDAVTRFSKGQSPEQCLVVLAKAVEILIKFAGAKVISKVADEYPKKHTNKPIIVSSEFINSRLGSDFTADQIATTLRNVELIVEQSGDELVVTAPFWRRDIEIKEDIVEEVGRLIGYDKLPQSLPQRATSTADVAAIDLLKSKIRNILAGAGANELQTYSFVPAKLMQAVGQQSEHAFSIRNAISPDLQKYRLSITPGLLDKIHPNIKAGFNEFGLFEMNRVHIKGDDDCDGLPREYQTLAFAYAAKKPGQGAPYYVALKHLDYLLKNLNISYKIMPAATQPQWEIGRQVFAPFEPKRSGFIIVNDEFAGFIGEYKIATRKNLKLPDYCAGFEIDVERLLKHQKTSVYKKLLRFPSVEQDICFKVESKTTYGELLDLFTQALTVDAQLHVDVEFLDIYQREQEKSHKQITFRVNLQHPEKTLTNDEVSDLINNAIESVRSKIPAERV
- a CDS encoding peptide-methionine (S)-S-oxide reductase, giving the protein MINNMVVSLGNFWEAEDFFIKVPGVTHTEVGYCGGTTSKPIYHNKGDYNDAVKLEFDPRVISQEELLSLVCEFAISYGLENPTVYFIDDKEFELFKNWQREMGHAYPESLELTFEPLNSYHVAENYHQKHLAKLRGESLEPVI